A window from Nitrospinota bacterium encodes these proteins:
- a CDS encoding radical SAM protein has translation MNIILNSYCNLKCNYCFADEYMEENVKTPDKSMDYSFFLNKLLPRIKNASLINFMGGEPTLHPHFNDILSKTLEEMQPFTFLGVFTNGLMPDKVLDLLLHTVGRGGSIERQIQFSVLLNWQTMENISEKNHARCLEVAETILSKNGYGLMFSLNLYSIEQDLYKQCLEIDEIYQNLGLPAGQKYKVRVSPAFPIVGEESNHSLPIKDYPKMGRMMLDIIKEFPQMCFRFDCSFPPCLLDEIEEDEYPLVEQFYFHGNQSVPNITEWKDRDFYFGCADDSPMDIDPKGDCFNCFPFHDKKLGNIQEFQQINELSITKMHTEFLDNAFKAEPNEPCKSCPHYMVRCSSGCFAYNFT, from the coding sequence ATGAATATTATTTTAAATAGCTATTGCAATTTAAAATGTAATTATTGTTTTGCCGATGAATACATGGAGGAAAATGTCAAGACTCCTGATAAATCGATGGATTATAGTTTTTTCCTAAACAAACTTTTACCTCGAATTAAAAATGCCTCACTCATAAATTTTATGGGGGGAGAACCAACCCTACACCCCCACTTCAACGATATTCTTTCTAAAACTCTGGAAGAAATGCAACCCTTTACTTTTCTTGGGGTTTTTACCAATGGTCTGATGCCAGATAAAGTTTTAGACCTGCTTTTGCATACTGTCGGTCGAGGAGGAAGTATAGAGCGCCAAATTCAATTCTCAGTGCTTCTTAACTGGCAGACTATGGAAAACATATCTGAAAAAAATCATGCTCGGTGCCTAGAAGTAGCAGAAACCATTCTCAGTAAAAATGGATACGGGCTTATGTTCAGCCTCAACCTATATTCCATAGAACAGGATTTATATAAACAGTGTTTGGAAATTGATGAAATCTATCAAAACTTGGGATTACCAGCAGGACAAAAATATAAAGTACGCGTCAGCCCTGCATTCCCAATAGTCGGTGAAGAGAGCAATCACTCATTACCTATAAAAGATTATCCGAAAATGGGAAGAATGATGCTGGATATAATTAAAGAGTTTCCACAAATGTGTTTTCGTTTTGATTGCTCATTTCCTCCTTGTCTTTTAGACGAAATTGAAGAAGACGAATATCCATTGGTTGAACAATTTTATTTTCATGGCAATCAGTCAGTCCCAAATATCACTGAATGGAAAGACAGGGATTTTTATTTTGGCTGTGCTGATGATAGCCCTATGGACATAGATCCAAAAGGGGATTGCTTCAATTGTTTTCCATTCCATGATAAGAAACTTGGAAATATCCAAGAATTTCAGCAGATTAATGAACTTTCCATTACCAAAATGCATACCGAATTTCTCGATAATGCATTTAAAGCAGAGCCAAATGAGCCTTGCAAAAGTTGCCCACATTACATGGTACGTTGTTCAAGCGGATGTTTTGCCTACAACTTTACCTGA
- a CDS encoding protein-L-isoaspartate O-methyltransferase translates to MVEEQLVERGVKDLRLLEAMSRVPRHLFAQDSLQHRAYGDTPLPIGENQTLSQPYIVGAMTEALELKG, encoded by the coding sequence ATGGTTGAAGAGCAATTGGTTGAGCGTGGAGTCAAAGATTTGCGCCTGCTGGAAGCCATGAGCCGGGTTCCTCGCCATTTGTTTGCCCAGGATTCCCTGCAACATCGGGCTTATGGTGACACGCCTCTTCCTATAGGTGAAAACCAGACGCTTTCGCAGCCTTATATTGTGGGTGCTATGACTGAAGCTCTTGAATTGAAAGGTGA
- a CDS encoding phosphoribosyltransferase, which produces MFSRIMKKGNFVLSSGVKSSYTYEYGDLSDAMNEAYCEMLLKKLLVWQKQHGKFSVVVGCETEGIRIGHQLSKLMNLPFYIMPKKRLDYAQIAASPHSAETHWLIVDDIVTTGHSFIRAVDYLEVEEKPETITFACMIKRNPANLDYSAVQGDPEKEQLMVPDERMDFIDKRLVALYSEE; this is translated from the coding sequence GTGTTTTCCAGAATCATGAAAAAAGGAAATTTTGTTCTCAGTTCAGGGGTCAAATCGTCTTACACCTACGAATATGGAGATCTTTCGGACGCCATGAACGAGGCTTATTGCGAGATGCTGCTGAAAAAACTTTTGGTGTGGCAGAAGCAACATGGCAAGTTCAGTGTGGTGGTGGGTTGTGAAACGGAAGGCATTCGTATTGGTCACCAGTTATCCAAGCTCATGAATCTGCCCTTCTACATCATGCCCAAAAAAAGGTTGGATTATGCCCAGATCGCGGCTTCTCCTCACTCTGCCGAGACACATTGGTTGATAGTGGATGACATCGTCACTACAGGGCATTCGTTCATCCGTGCGGTCGATTATCTTGAGGTGGAAGAAAAACCGGAAACCATTACTTTCGCCTGCATGATTAAGAGAAACCCGGCAAACCTTGACTATTCTGCGGTTCAAGGTGATCCGGAAAAAGAGCAGTTAATGGTTCCCGACGAACGAATGGATTTTATTGATAAGAGACTGGTTGCGTTATATAGCGAAGAGTAA
- a CDS encoding TrkH family potassium uptake protein, which produces MNIQSIFSVVGILLVLLSGLLLAPMGVALYYGDAPIDGFISESSAFGWAFGLSLATGLILWKLLPSGIAKLRDREGFAIVTFSWLSMSAFGALPLYLSGACPEFIDAFFESASGFTTTGASILQDIDAMPHGILFWRNLMQWIGGMGIILLSLAIFPMLGIGSFHLFKAEIPGGSTVEQTQPRLAETAKILWKTYLTLTLIEVFALRFAGLSWFDSVCHTFSTVATGGFSPHNGSIGALGNVYIESIIILFMFLGGINFALHFQLVRRNFSVIFKNPEFRAYCALVFLGVLFVTWGLTQESVTDDAGKAFRSAAFTVVSINTTTGFVTDDFNMWPEYLKLFLVAIMMIGGCSGSTSGSFKVIRMIILLKIIMRELKNLVHPRAIFHVKVGDKTIEPDDLSNVAALTFLFMGFTALGGVLLSAMGVDFTTALSATVASLFNIGPGLGDVGAMGNYSSIPTMGKGILIFFMLLGRLEIYGVILLFLPMTWRK; this is translated from the coding sequence ATGAATATCCAGTCCATTTTCAGTGTTGTTGGAATTTTACTGGTCCTTCTTTCCGGGTTGCTTCTCGCCCCGATGGGCGTTGCGCTTTATTATGGAGATGCTCCCATTGATGGGTTCATTTCCGAGTCCTCAGCATTTGGCTGGGCATTTGGTCTGAGCCTGGCAACCGGCCTGATATTATGGAAACTGCTCCCCTCGGGCATAGCAAAACTGAGGGATCGTGAAGGATTCGCCATTGTCACTTTTTCCTGGTTATCGATGTCAGCTTTCGGCGCGTTACCCCTTTATTTAAGTGGTGCCTGCCCTGAATTTATTGACGCGTTTTTTGAAAGTGCCAGTGGTTTCACCACTACCGGGGCTTCTATCCTTCAGGATATCGATGCGATGCCTCACGGAATTTTGTTCTGGCGGAACCTGATGCAGTGGATAGGAGGAATGGGAATCATTCTTCTTTCCCTTGCCATATTCCCCATGCTGGGCATTGGTAGCTTCCACCTGTTTAAGGCGGAAATTCCCGGTGGTTCTACAGTGGAACAAACACAGCCCCGTCTGGCCGAGACAGCAAAAATACTTTGGAAAACTTACTTAACCCTGACACTGATCGAAGTTTTTGCACTGCGGTTCGCCGGTTTGAGTTGGTTCGATTCGGTTTGTCACACTTTTTCAACGGTGGCAACGGGTGGGTTTTCACCTCATAACGGTAGTATCGGTGCCTTAGGCAATGTTTATATTGAAAGTATTATCATCCTTTTCATGTTCCTGGGCGGGATCAACTTTGCCCTTCATTTCCAATTAGTTCGAAGAAATTTTTCTGTTATTTTTAAAAATCCTGAATTCAGAGCCTATTGCGCATTGGTCTTTTTAGGTGTCCTGTTCGTAACCTGGGGTCTCACCCAGGAGTCTGTGACTGATGACGCGGGAAAAGCGTTTCGAAGTGCGGCCTTCACAGTGGTTTCTATAAACACCACTACCGGATTTGTTACGGATGACTTCAATATGTGGCCGGAATATTTAAAACTATTCCTCGTCGCAATTATGATGATTGGAGGGTGTTCCGGATCAACGAGCGGATCGTTCAAAGTCATTCGTATGATCATCTTGTTGAAAATCATTATGCGGGAACTGAAAAACCTGGTCCACCCTCGAGCAATATTTCACGTCAAAGTAGGGGATAAAACTATTGAACCGGACGACCTTTCCAATGTTGCCGCATTGACATTTCTATTTATGGGCTTTACCGCTTTAGGAGGTGTATTGCTCTCGGCAATGGGCGTGGATTTCACTACTGCATTGTCTGCAACTGTGGCTTCTCTGTTCAATATTGGCCCGGGTCTTGGAGATGTGGGTGCCATGGGTAATTATTCCTCAATACCGACGATGGGCAAAGGCATTCTTATCTTTTTCATGTTATTAGGAAGGCTTGAAATATACGGAGTTATTCTGCTTTTCCTGCCTATGACCTGGCGTAAATAA
- the rnhA gene encoding ribonuclease HI yields MKKVEIFTDGGCKGNPGPGGYGCILKQKDHIKEIKGGDPKTTNNIMEMTAVIVALKQLREPCEIRLTTDSQYVVKGMTEWINGWIRNGWKTASRQPVKNRELWQELMKLSEPHSIKWIWVKGHNGHPQNERCDQLANEAIAELQIN; encoded by the coding sequence ATGAAAAAAGTCGAAATTTTTACCGATGGTGGGTGTAAAGGCAATCCTGGCCCGGGCGGTTATGGGTGCATTCTCAAACAAAAAGACCACATAAAAGAAATCAAGGGCGGTGATCCAAAAACCACCAACAATATTATGGAGATGACTGCCGTTATTGTTGCCCTTAAGCAACTACGGGAACCCTGTGAAATAAGATTAACGACTGACTCACAATATGTCGTAAAGGGAATGACCGAATGGATAAATGGCTGGATTCGCAACGGTTGGAAAACGGCCTCACGGCAACCCGTTAAGAACCGGGAACTCTGGCAGGAACTGATGAAACTAAGCGAGCCTCATTCCATTAAGTGGATTTGGGTAAAAGGCCATAATGGACATCCGCAAAACGAACGGTGTGACCAACTGGCAAATGAAGCCATCGCAGAGCTTCAGATCAATTAA
- a CDS encoding protein-L-isoaspartate(D-aspartate) O-methyltransferase, producing the protein FAQDSLQHRAYGDTPLPIGENQTLSQPYIVGAMTEALELKGEERVLEIGTGSGYQTAIIAELARQVFTIERLNNLSRKAQKILEGLNYMNIVFKMFDGTYGWPDQAPFDAILITASAREIPESLIKQLGDGGRLVAPVGETDKQKLVVLTKKGDRVSRKNLGDCKFVPLIGKYGWSQ; encoded by the coding sequence TGTTTGCCCAGGATTCCCTGCAACATCGGGCTTATGGTGACACGCCTCTTCCTATAGGTGAAAACCAGACGCTTTCGCAGCCTTATATTGTGGGTGCTATGACTGAAGCTCTTGAATTGAAAGGTGAGGAGCGGGTTCTGGAAATCGGTACAGGTTCTGGTTACCAGACGGCTATTATTGCTGAACTCGCGCGTCAGGTATTTACCATAGAGCGTTTAAACAACCTTTCCCGTAAAGCCCAAAAAATTCTGGAAGGTTTGAACTATATGAACATTGTCTTTAAGATGTTTGATGGAACTTATGGTTGGCCGGACCAGGCCCCGTTTGACGCTATCCTGATAACAGCTTCAGCAAGGGAAATTCCTGAGTCCCTGATTAAACAACTGGGCGACGGGGGACGACTTGTGGCACCTGTTGGAGAAACAGATAAGCAGAAACTGGTTGTTTTGACCAAAAAGGGAGACCGTGTCAGCCGAAAGAATTTAGGAGATTGCAAATTTGTTCCGCTGATAGGAAAATACGGCTGGTCTCAATAA
- the hflC gene encoding protease modulator HflC, whose amino-acid sequence MKQNSLIITVILAIVILSSSMFTVHMTQNAVVLELQKPKEIITEPGLYFKIPFFQQVRYFSRQLLDNDSNPAEVITRDKKNMLIDNFTMFRIVDPLKFLETVRGEQGARSRLDDIVYSELRVEIGRHALIDIVTETRDTIMAKVTKEANIKAAEYGIEVVEVRIKRTDLPPEIANSIFNRMRTERERIAMEYRSEGKEEATKIRAETDKEKTILVAEAYKQEQMVRGEGDAIATKVYADAFKKDPKFYSFMRSMEAYKNSLKTDTTLLMSEDSDFLGFLNKSK is encoded by the coding sequence ATGAAACAAAATTCTCTAATAATAACCGTCATCCTTGCGATTGTTATTTTATCTTCGTCCATGTTCACGGTGCATATGACGCAAAACGCAGTGGTTTTAGAATTACAAAAACCTAAAGAGATCATTACCGAACCTGGGCTTTACTTCAAGATCCCTTTCTTTCAGCAAGTCCGCTACTTTTCCAGACAGTTGCTGGATAATGACTCAAATCCGGCAGAAGTTATCACTCGTGACAAGAAAAATATGTTGATTGATAACTTCACAATGTTTCGTATTGTTGACCCATTGAAGTTCTTGGAAACTGTCCGAGGAGAACAGGGTGCGAGATCCCGTTTAGACGACATTGTTTATTCTGAATTAAGGGTTGAAATAGGTAGACACGCCTTGATCGATATTGTCACAGAAACCAGAGATACAATTATGGCCAAGGTGACTAAAGAAGCTAATATCAAAGCTGCAGAGTATGGCATTGAAGTTGTTGAGGTTCGCATCAAACGGACCGATCTTCCACCTGAAATTGCTAATTCCATTTTCAACCGGATGAGAACAGAACGCGAACGTATAGCTATGGAGTATCGCTCTGAAGGAAAAGAAGAAGCCACTAAAATTCGGGCGGAAACAGACAAGGAAAAAACTATTCTGGTCGCCGAAGCCTACAAACAGGAGCAAATGGTCAGGGGTGAGGGCGATGCGATTGCAACTAAAGTTTATGCTGATGCTTTTAAAAAAGACCCCAAGTTTTATTCTTTCATGCGATCCATGGAAGCTTATAAGAACTCTTTAAAAACTGACACCACACTCCTTATGTCTGAGGATTCAGATTTTCTGGGATTCCTGAATAAATCCAAATAA
- the hflK gene encoding FtsH protease activity modulator HflK, producing the protein MPWDDLHEPKGPEDRFKGNRGQGGGGSQKPPFDIPQIKVPQFKPSMLLGIILLLLAVWIVPGTFYFVEPDEEGVVTRFGKFHRTTSPGLHFKFPSPIEHASTPKIRQVRRAEIGFRASDGRPMQRVPAESLMLTGDQNIIDINLVVQYRIMDSVQYLFNVRRPHKLIRDSAETVIRGIIGSKKIDEALTTGKAEIQVLAKDRIQELLDRYESGLQVVTIQLQDVHPPEQVEAAFKDVVSAREDKERMINEAQGYRNAVIPEARGQAAKIVRESEGYRARVVKTAEGDAKRFLQQYEEYKKAPDITRKRLYLETMEEILPTIEKFIMEDKKGGGVLPILPLGNKLMGGNK; encoded by the coding sequence ATGCCCTGGGACGATTTACACGAGCCAAAAGGACCTGAAGACAGATTTAAAGGTAACCGAGGTCAAGGTGGCGGTGGCTCTCAAAAACCACCTTTTGATATTCCACAGATTAAGGTTCCTCAATTTAAGCCATCCATGTTACTGGGTATAATACTCCTCCTTCTGGCCGTATGGATTGTACCTGGAACCTTCTATTTTGTTGAACCAGATGAAGAAGGAGTGGTTACAAGGTTTGGAAAATTCCACCGTACAACTTCACCTGGTTTACACTTTAAATTTCCTTCTCCTATAGAACATGCATCAACACCAAAGATTCGCCAGGTGCGTAGAGCGGAAATTGGATTCAGAGCTTCGGATGGAAGGCCCATGCAACGGGTTCCTGCAGAGTCTCTCATGCTAACCGGCGACCAAAATATTATTGATATAAACCTCGTGGTCCAATACCGGATCATGGATTCAGTTCAATACCTTTTTAATGTTCGCCGACCCCATAAGCTGATTCGTGATTCCGCGGAAACAGTCATCAGGGGAATAATAGGCAGCAAGAAAATTGACGAGGCGTTGACCACCGGTAAAGCCGAAATTCAAGTCCTCGCAAAGGATCGAATTCAAGAGCTCCTGGACAGATACGAATCCGGTCTTCAGGTGGTAACCATTCAACTTCAGGATGTACACCCTCCTGAGCAGGTTGAAGCTGCGTTTAAAGACGTTGTCAGTGCCCGTGAAGATAAAGAGCGAATGATTAACGAAGCGCAGGGTTATCGAAACGCTGTCATTCCAGAAGCACGTGGACAAGCTGCAAAAATAGTTCGCGAGTCAGAAGGTTATAGGGCAAGAGTTGTAAAAACAGCTGAAGGTGATGCCAAGCGTTTTCTTCAACAATACGAGGAATATAAAAAAGCCCCCGACATTACACGCAAGAGACTTTACCTAGAAACCATGGAAGAAATTCTCCCAACAATAGAAAAATTCATTATGGAAGACAAAAAAGGTGGTGGCGTTTTACCTATTCTCCCTCTGGGTAATAAGTTGATGGGAGGTAATAAATAA
- a CDS encoding M20/M25/M40 family metallo-hydrolase: MTKPELGKIRKHLEMITGERNPFTQPDHLKKTALYLVNQFEEMGLEVTRETVDHEGTRSDNILALQPGDSKDLFVVAAHYDSVPESPGADDNASAVSALIEIARILNQTSHKKSLIYSAFTLEEYGFIGARHFINHDSERVKRISGMISLEMVGFKNSKPNSQSYPPYVDISNYPDTGDFIAVVGNEPSTELTTAIAKEMTRSVPTLNVETLVVPGQGENFSEVRLSDHSPFWDAGIPAVMVTDTAFFRNPNYHTPNDTLETLDLEFIRDNTQAVAAFLNQYLNQKS; encoded by the coding sequence ATGACTAAACCGGAGTTGGGGAAAATTCGCAAGCACCTTGAAATGATAACAGGAGAGAGAAACCCCTTTACCCAGCCCGACCACCTGAAAAAAACAGCTCTTTATCTGGTCAATCAATTTGAAGAAATGGGACTGGAAGTCACCAGGGAAACCGTCGACCATGAAGGCACGCGATCCGACAATATTCTTGCCTTGCAACCGGGTGACAGCAAGGACCTTTTCGTTGTGGCGGCTCATTATGATTCTGTACCTGAATCTCCGGGAGCCGATGACAATGCCAGTGCTGTTTCGGCACTGATAGAAATTGCTCGAATCCTTAACCAAACCTCGCACAAAAAATCACTGATATATTCAGCCTTCACTCTGGAAGAATATGGTTTCATAGGAGCCAGACACTTTATCAACCATGATTCTGAAAGGGTAAAAAGAATTTCCGGTATGATCTCCCTGGAAATGGTGGGTTTCAAAAACTCAAAACCAAACTCCCAGTCTTACCCTCCTTATGTAGACATAAGTAATTATCCTGATACCGGGGACTTCATCGCTGTAGTGGGAAACGAGCCTTCAACGGAGCTTACAACAGCTATAGCGAAAGAAATGACACGTTCCGTCCCCACATTAAATGTGGAAACCCTCGTGGTTCCCGGGCAGGGAGAAAATTTCTCAGAAGTGAGATTGAGCGATCATTCCCCATTTTGGGACGCGGGCATCCCCGCAGTAATGGTCACCGATACGGCTTTCTTCAGGAACCCCAATTACCATACACCCAATGACACACTGGAAACACTGGATCTGGAGTTTATTCGAGATAACACTCAGGCAGTAGCCGCATTTCTGAATCAATATCTGAACCAGAAAAGCTGA
- the oadA gene encoding oxaloacetate decarboxylase subunit alpha, with product MMEKNPLKITELVLRDAHQSLLATRMRTEDMLPIAEKLDQVGFFSLEMWGGATFDTCIRFLNEDPWERARVLKKKMPNTPFQMLLRGQNAVGYRHYADDVVERFVKQSVEVGINIFRIFDALNDFRNIETAVKTVKKCGETVEGCISYTVSPVHNIELYLDMARRLEDMGSDILCIKDMAGLLTPDVTKTLITELKKNIKLPIHLHTHATTGLVGMNLQCAIDAGVDMVDTAISCLSMGTSHYATECMVAALKGTPRDTGLDLGLLEEINDYFTEVKKHYAEFESDFKSVDINILKSQIPGGMISNMENQLREQNAIDKLEQVLEEVPRVRKDMGYPPLVTPTSQIVGSQATLNVLTGERYKVITKETRQCVLGNYGKLPAPIDEDLLKKVSEDGKVTDCRPADLLDPEWDTVCSELGDKYTSEEDRLTYALFPKVALKFFETRGTPQPKAAPAAAGAPAPASAPAPAAASAPAGSAVYSVRVNGKDYTVEVSTGGAVASAPVAAPAAAPAPAAAPPASSGGGTPLLAPLPGSIFTLKCNEGDSVNEGDTVLIMESMKMESEVKAHQAGTIQSILVKEGDNVQTGDELVIIG from the coding sequence ATTATGGAAAAAAATCCACTTAAAATTACCGAACTTGTCTTACGGGACGCGCACCAATCTCTTCTTGCGACCCGAATGCGAACCGAAGATATGCTCCCTATAGCTGAAAAGCTTGATCAAGTAGGGTTTTTCTCGCTTGAAATGTGGGGAGGAGCAACTTTTGATACCTGCATCCGGTTTTTGAATGAAGACCCATGGGAACGTGCCCGCGTCCTGAAGAAAAAAATGCCAAACACCCCCTTTCAAATGCTACTGCGGGGACAAAATGCTGTTGGCTACCGTCACTATGCGGATGATGTGGTTGAGCGATTTGTCAAACAATCCGTAGAAGTGGGGATCAATATATTCAGAATTTTTGATGCTCTCAATGACTTTCGAAATATTGAAACCGCTGTTAAAACTGTAAAAAAATGCGGTGAAACCGTTGAAGGCTGTATCAGTTACACCGTCAGCCCGGTTCATAATATTGAATTGTATCTGGACATGGCCCGAAGGCTGGAGGATATGGGTTCAGACATACTCTGTATTAAAGATATGGCGGGTCTCCTGACTCCTGATGTGACCAAAACCCTGATTACTGAACTTAAAAAAAATATCAAGCTGCCAATCCATTTGCACACCCATGCAACCACCGGACTTGTCGGTATGAATTTGCAGTGCGCGATCGATGCCGGGGTGGATATGGTAGATACCGCCATTTCCTGTTTATCTATGGGAACCTCTCATTACGCAACGGAATGTATGGTGGCCGCGCTGAAAGGAACGCCCAGAGATACCGGTCTGGATCTCGGCCTGCTGGAAGAAATCAACGATTACTTCACTGAAGTTAAGAAACATTATGCGGAGTTTGAGAGCGATTTCAAAAGTGTTGATATCAATATCCTCAAGTCACAGATTCCCGGCGGTATGATTTCCAATATGGAAAACCAATTGCGGGAGCAAAACGCAATCGACAAACTTGAACAGGTTCTGGAAGAAGTTCCACGAGTGCGTAAAGATATGGGATATCCACCTCTCGTAACTCCCACGAGCCAGATAGTAGGGTCCCAGGCAACTTTGAACGTATTGACGGGAGAGCGTTACAAAGTAATCACTAAAGAAACCCGACAGTGCGTGTTGGGAAATTACGGGAAACTTCCCGCACCCATTGATGAAGATTTGTTGAAAAAGGTCTCAGAAGATGGAAAAGTAACAGATTGCCGGCCCGCCGATTTACTGGACCCGGAATGGGATACCGTATGCAGTGAACTGGGGGATAAATATACCAGCGAAGAAGACCGGCTGACATATGCCTTGTTTCCTAAAGTGGCTCTGAAATTTTTTGAGACTAGAGGGACACCCCAACCAAAAGCAGCACCCGCTGCGGCTGGCGCTCCAGCCCCGGCAAGCGCCCCAGCCCCGGCAGCAGCTTCTGCCCCTGCGGGTTCGGCAGTATATAGTGTTCGGGTGAATGGAAAAGACTATACCGTTGAAGTGTCTACGGGAGGCGCGGTTGCTTCTGCTCCAGTAGCTGCTCCAGCGGCCGCACCGGCACCCGCCGCAGCACCACCAGCCAGTAGTGGTGGCGGAACTCCTTTGTTGGCTCCTCTTCCGGGATCCATCTTCACCTTAAAATGCAATGAGGGAGATTCTGTAAATGAGGGTGATACTGTCCTTATTATGGAATCCATGAAAATGGAATCGGAAGTTAAAGCACATCAAGCAGGAACCATCCAATCTATTCTGGTTAAAGAAGGCGATAACGTACAAACCGGCGACGAACTTGTCATAATAGGATAA